One segment of Alistipes finegoldii DSM 17242 DNA contains the following:
- the murA gene encoding UDP-N-acetylglucosamine 1-carboxyvinyltransferase, giving the protein MAIFKVEGGHRLHGSITPQGAKNEALQILCATLLTPERVTVHNIPRILDVMQLIELLRRMGVEVEQLAEDTYSFCAKEIDFEYLRTEDYRRRCTRLRGSVMLIGPMLARFGVGYIPKPGGDKIGRRRLDTHFIGFQKLGAKFNFDIADEFFMVEGKELKGTYMLLDEASVTGTANIVMAAVLAKGSTTIYNAACEPYLQQLCKMLNRMGARISGIASNLLTIEGVDSLGGTEHTLLPDMIEVGSFIGMAAMNQSELTVKNVSFENLGIIPAQFARMGIRFEQQGDDIHIPRQDHYSIETFLDGSIMNIADAPWPGLTPDLLSIFLVVATQAKGAVLIHQKMFESRLFFVDKLIDMGAQIILCDPHRATVIGHDHRIRLRATRMTSPDIRAGVALLIAAMSAEGVSTIQNIDQIDRGYRDIDGRLNALGARITRLDECE; this is encoded by the coding sequence ATGGCAATTTTCAAAGTCGAAGGAGGCCACCGCCTTCACGGTAGCATTACGCCCCAAGGCGCCAAAAACGAGGCGTTGCAGATACTCTGCGCCACGCTGCTGACTCCCGAACGGGTCACGGTGCACAATATCCCCCGGATTCTGGACGTCATGCAGCTCATCGAGCTGCTGCGCCGCATGGGCGTCGAGGTCGAACAGCTCGCCGAAGACACCTACAGCTTCTGCGCCAAGGAGATCGACTTCGAATATCTGCGCACGGAGGACTACCGCCGGCGCTGCACGCGCCTGCGGGGTTCGGTGATGCTCATCGGCCCGATGCTGGCCCGCTTCGGCGTGGGCTACATCCCCAAGCCGGGCGGCGACAAGATCGGCCGCCGCAGGCTCGACACCCACTTCATCGGATTCCAGAAGCTCGGCGCGAAATTCAACTTCGACATCGCCGACGAGTTCTTCATGGTCGAAGGCAAAGAGCTGAAGGGCACCTACATGCTGCTGGACGAGGCTTCGGTGACGGGTACCGCCAACATCGTTATGGCCGCAGTCTTGGCCAAAGGCTCGACGACGATCTACAACGCCGCCTGCGAACCCTACCTGCAGCAGTTGTGCAAGATGCTCAACCGCATGGGAGCGCGCATTTCGGGCATAGCGTCGAACCTGCTGACCATCGAGGGCGTCGATTCGCTCGGAGGCACGGAGCACACGCTGCTGCCCGACATGATCGAGGTGGGCAGTTTCATCGGCATGGCCGCCATGAACCAGTCGGAGCTGACCGTCAAGAACGTCTCGTTCGAGAACCTCGGCATCATCCCGGCGCAGTTCGCCCGCATGGGCATCCGCTTCGAACAGCAGGGCGACGACATCCATATTCCCCGGCAGGACCACTACTCGATCGAGACCTTCCTCGACGGCTCGATCATGAACATCGCCGACGCCCCGTGGCCGGGACTCACGCCCGACCTGCTGTCGATCTTCCTCGTGGTGGCGACGCAGGCCAAGGGCGCCGTGCTGATTCACCAGAAGATGTTCGAAAGCCGTCTGTTCTTCGTCGACAAACTGATCGACATGGGGGCGCAGATCATCCTCTGCGACCCGCACCGCGCCACGGTCATCGGCCACGACCACCGCATACGCCTGCGCGCGACGCGCATGACTTCGCCCGACATCCGCGCGGGCGTGGCGCTGCTGATCGCCGCCATGTCGGCCGAGGGGGTCTCGACGATCCAGAACATCGACCAGATCGACCGCGGCTACCGCGACATCGACGGCCGCCTGAACGCCCTCGGCGCCCGCATCACCCGCCTCGACGAGTGCGAATAA
- a CDS encoding thymidine kinase, translated as MFLENASRKGWIEVICGSMFSGKTEELIRRLKRAKFANQKVEIFKPRIDVRYSEEEVVSHDANAIRSTPVDSARNILLMTSDVDIVGIDEAQFFDDGIIEVCRELADSGVRVIVAGLDMDYTGKPFGPMPALMATAEYVTKVHAICVRCGNLAHHSHRLTQDEKLVMLGETDSYEAICRHCFKELVRNRKETE; from the coding sequence ATGTTCTTGGAAAACGCCAGCCGCAAAGGCTGGATCGAAGTAATCTGCGGCTCGATGTTCTCAGGCAAGACCGAAGAGCTGATACGCCGTCTCAAACGCGCCAAATTCGCCAACCAGAAGGTTGAAATCTTCAAACCCCGCATCGACGTGCGCTATTCGGAAGAGGAGGTCGTCTCGCACGACGCCAACGCCATCCGCTCCACGCCGGTCGACTCGGCCCGGAACATCCTGCTGATGACCTCCGACGTCGATATCGTGGGCATCGACGAGGCGCAATTCTTCGACGACGGCATCATCGAGGTCTGCCGCGAGCTGGCCGACAGCGGCGTGCGGGTCATCGTCGCGGGACTCGACATGGACTACACCGGCAAGCCCTTCGGCCCGATGCCGGCGCTGATGGCCACGGCCGAATACGTCACCAAGGTCCACGCCATCTGCGTCCGCTGCGGCAACCTCGCGCACCATTCGCACCGCCTTACGCAAGACGAAAAGCTGGTCATGCTGGGCGAAACCGACTCCTACGAGGCGATCTGCCGCCACTGCTTCAAGGAGCTGGTCCGAAACCGGAAAGAGACCGAATAG
- a CDS encoding FadR/GntR family transcriptional regulator has translation MEELKLANHNTTLVDSVEESLISYFKEQGLRPGCSIPNEMELAASLGVGRAVLREALSRFKMTGMIVSRTKKGMVLGEPSLLGGMKRCINPLLMNESTLCDILEFRVALEIGISDNIFRNLTDADVAELKEIVEMSQVIGNNKYAPVSEHRFHTKLYEITGNKIITEFQDIIYPVLDFVKEKYRDFLEPIEKELERAGALVTHRDLLKYIENRDLKGYKKAIEEHFRLYSIYLERHKK, from the coding sequence ATGGAAGAACTGAAGTTAGCCAACCACAACACCACGCTCGTAGACAGCGTCGAGGAGAGTCTGATCTCCTACTTCAAGGAACAGGGTCTGCGCCCCGGATGCAGCATTCCGAACGAGATGGAACTCGCGGCGTCGCTGGGCGTCGGCCGGGCCGTACTGCGCGAAGCGCTGAGCCGCTTCAAGATGACCGGCATGATCGTCTCGCGCACCAAGAAAGGCATGGTGCTGGGCGAGCCGTCGCTGCTCGGCGGCATGAAGCGGTGCATCAATCCGCTGCTGATGAACGAATCGACGCTCTGCGACATCCTCGAATTCCGCGTGGCGCTCGAAATCGGCATCAGCGACAACATCTTCCGCAACCTCACCGACGCCGACGTCGCCGAACTGAAGGAGATCGTCGAGATGAGTCAGGTCATCGGCAACAATAAATACGCCCCGGTCAGCGAACACCGTTTCCACACCAAACTCTATGAAATCACGGGAAACAAGATCATCACCGAATTTCAGGACATCATCTATCCCGTGCTGGATTTCGTCAAGGAGAAGTACCGCGACTTTCTGGAACCGATCGAAAAGGAGCTGGAGCGGGCCGGTGCGCTGGTGACGCACCGCGACCTGCTGAAATACATCGAAAACCGCGACCTGAAAGGGTACAAAAAGGCGATCGAAGAGCATTTCAGGCTCTATTCGATCTATCTGGAACGCCACAAGAAATAG
- a CDS encoding carbon starvation protein A — protein sequence MITFLVCLALLVAAYFTYGRYLERLCGADAGRPVPSAVSFDGVDYIPMPMWKTFLVQLLNIAGLGPIFGAVLGAAYGPVAFLWITFGGIFMGAAHDFIAGMISLRNNGASLPETVGTYLGNGVKQLMRVFSVGLMVLVGAVFLSQPASLIANRIDAPALSGIVFGDFSWLLLIVLGVILVYYIVATLLPVDKIIGRIYPVFGCALLFMALGILAVLLFSGKYTIPEFTSFRNQIADAARFPIVPMLFTTIACGAISGFHATQSPLMARCLGSERQARPVFYGAMISESIIALIWAAVAMAFWNGVGGLNAAIAEYGGQAAVMVDAIARDTLGEVLAGFVIFGVVACAITSGDTAFRSARLIVADFMGVEQRSLRKRICISVPLFAAGLVIIFCLPFQTMWSYFAWMNQTLAMVTLWMITAFLNRHGRNRWVGLIPATVMTYVCSSYVFVSPLMCGMRDRAAAYLLGGAVTLVLLIILIFKMRRDAKSLP from the coding sequence ATGATCACTTTTCTGGTGTGCCTTGCGCTGCTGGTGGCGGCGTATTTTACATACGGACGTTATCTGGAGCGTCTTTGCGGGGCCGATGCAGGGCGTCCCGTGCCTTCGGCCGTGTCGTTCGACGGCGTGGACTATATTCCGATGCCGATGTGGAAGACTTTCCTCGTCCAACTGCTCAATATCGCCGGTCTGGGGCCGATTTTCGGCGCCGTGCTGGGCGCGGCCTACGGTCCCGTGGCGTTTCTCTGGATTACGTTCGGCGGGATTTTCATGGGCGCGGCCCATGACTTTATCGCCGGCATGATCTCCCTGCGCAATAACGGCGCGAGCCTTCCGGAGACGGTCGGCACCTATCTGGGCAACGGCGTCAAACAGCTGATGCGCGTCTTTTCTGTCGGATTGATGGTGCTCGTGGGCGCGGTGTTCCTCTCGCAGCCCGCTTCGCTGATCGCCAACCGCATCGACGCTCCGGCGCTTTCGGGAATCGTCTTCGGCGATTTCTCGTGGCTGCTGCTGATCGTTCTGGGCGTCATTCTCGTTTATTATATCGTGGCGACCCTGCTGCCCGTCGATAAGATTATCGGACGCATCTATCCGGTTTTCGGCTGTGCGCTGCTTTTCATGGCGCTGGGAATCCTTGCGGTACTGCTTTTCAGCGGGAAATATACGATTCCCGAATTCACCTCTTTCCGGAACCAGATCGCCGATGCGGCGCGGTTTCCGATCGTGCCGATGCTCTTTACGACCATCGCCTGCGGCGCGATTTCGGGATTTCACGCCACGCAGTCGCCGCTGATGGCCCGCTGTCTTGGCTCCGAGCGTCAGGCCCGGCCCGTGTTTTACGGCGCCATGATCTCCGAGAGCATCATCGCCCTGATCTGGGCGGCTGTCGCCATGGCGTTCTGGAACGGCGTCGGAGGGCTGAACGCCGCGATCGCCGAATACGGCGGACAGGCGGCCGTGATGGTCGACGCGATCGCCCGCGACACGCTGGGCGAGGTGCTGGCCGGGTTCGTGATTTTCGGAGTCGTGGCCTGCGCGATCACTTCGGGCGACACGGCCTTCCGCTCGGCGCGGCTGATCGTCGCCGACTTTATGGGCGTCGAGCAGCGGAGCCTGCGCAAACGCATCTGCATCAGCGTTCCGCTCTTCGCTGCAGGTCTCGTAATCATATTCTGTCTGCCTTTTCAGACAATGTGGAGCTATTTCGCGTGGATGAACCAGACGCTGGCGATGGTCACGTTGTGGATGATTACGGCTTTCCTGAACCGGCACGGCCGCAACCGCTGGGTGGGGCTGATTCCGGCGACGGTCATGACCTACGTATGCTCGTCCTATGTCTTCGTCTCTCCGCTCATGTGCGGCATGCGCGACCGTGCGGCGGCCTACCTGCTGGGCGGGGCGGTGACACTCGTATTGTTGATAATTCTAATTTTTAAAATGCGGCGCGATGCAAAATCCCTGCCTTAA
- a CDS encoding cold-shock protein, whose product MAISFSKRELEKKKQGKKLEKQQRKEERKANRGGSSLDDMIAYVDANGMITDTPPDMSSKPKVDAETIAVFVPKKEEQEPVALRGRVEHFNTDKGYGFIKDLDSTEKYFFHISNAPADIAEGALVTFETERGQRGLNAVNIAYAK is encoded by the coding sequence ATGGCGATTTCATTCAGCAAAAGAGAATTAGAGAAGAAAAAACAAGGCAAGAAGTTAGAGAAGCAACAGCGCAAAGAGGAACGCAAAGCCAACAGGGGCGGCAGCTCGCTCGACGACATGATCGCGTATGTCGATGCGAACGGCATGATTACCGACACGCCGCCCGACATGAGCAGCAAACCGAAGGTCGATGCGGAGACCATCGCGGTATTCGTCCCCAAAAAGGAGGAGCAGGAGCCGGTCGCACTGCGGGGACGCGTGGAACATTTCAACACAGACAAAGGCTACGGTTTCATCAAGGACCTCGACAGTACGGAGAAATATTTCTTCCACATCAGCAACGCACCGGCCGACATCGCCGAAGGCGCGCTGGTGACCTTCGAGACGGAACGCGGTCAACGGGGACTCAATGCGGTCAACATAGCATACGCAAAATAA
- a CDS encoding RNA recognition motif domain-containing protein: MNIYVSKLNFRTTGESLQALFAQYGEVSSANIITDRETGRSRGFGFVEMPDEGQGQSAIDALNGTDFEGMTIIVNVARPKTEHGNGGGYGGNRGGGGYNRDGYGKRRF; this comes from the coding sequence ATGAACATTTACGTTTCAAAACTGAACTTCCGCACGACAGGCGAGAGTTTGCAGGCACTTTTCGCACAATACGGAGAGGTATCTTCGGCTAACATCATCACAGACCGGGAGACCGGACGTTCGCGCGGTTTCGGCTTTGTCGAGATGCCCGACGAGGGCCAAGGTCAGAGCGCCATCGACGCCCTGAACGGCACCGATTTCGAGGGTATGACGATCATCGTAAACGTAGCCCGCCCCAAGACCGAACACGGCAACGGCGGCGGTTACGGAGGCAACCGCGGCGGCGGTGGCTACAACCGCGACGGTTACGGCAAAAGACGGTTCTAA
- a CDS encoding efflux transporter outer membrane subunit: protein MKRLTIIILLAAAAGMVSCSAVRHCKAPDVDLPERIAGEDSDSLTVADVQWWRFYGDSTLCQIIERTLDNNRDMLAAAARVERLRELYRVSRAERLPSVTGTAYGDYETNDYAGEKSSRDPGFGAKVTLSWELDLWGNLRWAKRKGGAEYLASVEDRRAMRMTLVASVAAAYFNLIALDNELSIVRRTLITRSEGLYQVQLRFEGGLTSEMVYQQAKVEYASTAALIPDLERKIKIMENGILLLMGENPDRRVVRGKMNTDAEFADSLPVGLPSGLLQRRPDVRSSEQRLRAAMAAAGMAYADRFPRLTFNLTGGLENDALSGFFRSPFSYVAGTLASPIFGFGRKQARYRAALAAYDEARLAYEQKVLTVFKEADDAVITYRSARKTAALKLNLRDAASKYVELAHLQYRAGSTNYIDVLDAQRRYFDAQIGLSNSVRDEHLALVQLYKALGGGWTE from the coding sequence ATGAAACGACTTACGATAATCATTCTGCTGGCCGCAGCGGCCGGAATGGTCTCCTGCTCGGCCGTGCGGCACTGCAAGGCGCCCGACGTCGATCTGCCGGAGCGCATCGCCGGGGAGGATTCCGACTCCCTGACCGTTGCCGACGTGCAGTGGTGGCGGTTCTACGGCGATTCGACCCTCTGCCAAATCATCGAACGCACGCTGGACAACAACCGGGACATGCTCGCCGCCGCCGCGCGCGTGGAGCGCCTGCGGGAGCTGTACCGGGTGAGCCGGGCCGAACGCCTGCCGTCGGTCACGGGAACCGCTTACGGCGACTACGAGACCAACGACTACGCCGGTGAAAAATCGAGCCGCGACCCCGGATTCGGGGCCAAAGTCACGCTCAGCTGGGAGCTGGATTTGTGGGGCAACCTGCGCTGGGCCAAACGCAAAGGGGGCGCCGAATACCTCGCTTCGGTCGAGGACCGGCGGGCGATGCGCATGACGCTGGTGGCGTCCGTCGCCGCGGCCTACTTCAACCTCATCGCGCTGGATAACGAGCTGTCGATCGTGCGGCGTACGCTCATTACGCGCAGCGAGGGACTCTATCAGGTGCAGCTGCGGTTCGAGGGCGGTCTCACCTCCGAAATGGTCTATCAGCAGGCGAAGGTGGAGTACGCCTCGACGGCCGCGCTGATTCCGGACCTCGAACGCAAAATCAAGATCATGGAGAACGGCATCCTGCTGCTCATGGGTGAAAATCCCGACCGGCGGGTGGTGCGCGGCAAGATGAATACCGATGCCGAATTCGCTGACAGCCTGCCCGTCGGACTGCCCTCCGGGCTGTTGCAGCGCCGTCCCGACGTCCGGTCTTCCGAGCAGCGGCTCCGTGCGGCGATGGCTGCAGCGGGCATGGCCTACGCCGACCGGTTTCCGCGCCTGACGTTCAATCTGACAGGCGGTCTCGAAAACGACGCCCTGAGCGGATTTTTCCGTTCGCCTTTCTCGTATGTCGCCGGGACGCTCGCTTCGCCGATCTTCGGTTTCGGCCGCAAGCAGGCCCGCTACCGTGCCGCGCTGGCGGCCTACGACGAAGCGCGTCTGGCCTACGAGCAGAAAGTCCTGACGGTCTTCAAGGAGGCCGACGACGCTGTGATCACCTATCGCAGCGCCCGCAAAACGGCGGCCTTGAAGCTGAATCTGCGCGATGCGGCGAGCAAATACGTCGAGCTGGCGCACCTGCAATACCGTGCCGGAAGCACCAATTACATCGACGTGCTGGACGCCCAGCGGCGCTATTTCGACGCCCAGATCGGCCTGAGCAACTCCGTGCGCGACGAGCATCTGGCGCTGGTGCAGCTCTACAAGGCGTTGGGCGGCGGCTGGACCGAATGA